DNA sequence from the Betaproteobacteria bacterium genome:
ATAATGGGTTACAGCCTAACTATGGGGTCAAAGTTCGGCCATTTGATTCGCATCTGCCTTGACTTCGACGGTTCTTTGCAACGCATCGATATCGTCCAATATGCGTGCAAATCGCCGGCCGAAATTCGTGAGCCTGTATTCCACGCAAGGGGGTACCTCGGGATACTGAATTCGTTCGAGAATTCCGTAGCGAACCAATTTGCGTAGGCGCTCGTTGAGTACCTTAGGGGTGAGTCCTGCCACCGAGCGCTGCATCGCTCCGGGACGGCACACACCGCCACGAGCTAGATGAAGGACTTGCAAAGACCACTTGCAACCCACGATGTTTTCCACCATGGCGCAAACTTTCGGCATCTCGGCCAGAATTATTTTCCCCTCTCCTTTCATCAAATAGCACCGTTCGGTAAGTACAGCACCTATTCGTCCGTACTTGAGGACGCCTCTTGGTCCAATTATCCTGTTACGCGCTACTGAATCACAGTAGCTGCTAGGGCACGGACGATTCATTCTACTGGAGGTTATTCATGAAGACGGCGTTAGTACTGTTGTTTATATTGATGCGCACGGTTGCCGCAGCCGAACCCGCACCCGTACCGTATCCGGAAGGTTGGCGTGACTGGAGGCACGTGAAGAGCATGGTGATCCTGCCCGGACACGGCCTATACGAGGGGCTCGGTGGTGTACACCACATCTACGCCAATAAGAAGGCCATGGAAGGATACAAGTCCGGCACATTCCTTGATGGCGCCGTGATCGTCGTGGATTTCTTCGTGGAAGTCGCGAAGGACAACACCGTCACCGAGGGTGAACGAAAAATGATCGCGATCGCTCACAAAAACGCGAAGAAATGGAAGGACACGGGCGGTTGGGGATGGGAGGCTTTCGCTGGAGTGGACAAGAATAAACGGGCGGTTGGCGCCAACGCTGCGACTGCGTGCTACCAATGCCATTAGGCGCAGAAAGACAAGGATTTCGTGTTTAGTGTCCCCCGAGATTGATGGGAGTCCAGAGCCAACATTGGCGGCACAAGCCCGCGCACTGCGAACTGCGCTGGCCTGAAGGTCACGAGCGCGTTCGCGTGCACCTACCCCCGCAATATCTCCTCCACCGCCAGCCCCACCGACAGCACTTCGAGGTCCGCCCCTGGCCGCCCGGCGATCTGCAGCGAGAACGGCAACCCCGGAACCCACTCATCGCAAGGCAGACTGAGGGCGGGGAAACCCGCGAAGTTGAAGGGTCCGGTTAGCCGTGTCATGGCGCCGGGCGTGGGAATCTTGCGGCCGCCGAACTCCATGAAGCGCGCGCCCTTCTCCGCCGGAACGATGGGGAGGGTAGGCAGCACGAAAACTTCTCCGGGCTTGAGCGCGGCGGTCATGTTGTCGCGCAATTGGCGGCGCAGGCGCTGCGCGTTGATGTAGTCGATGGCGGCGATGAATTGCCCCACCTCCAAACGCACGCGCACATCTTCGCCGATGCGATCACCCGCGCTGGCGAGCAGATGCCAATTGGCCTGGCAGCCTTCGGAGGCCAAGGTAACGAACTGCGTGCCGCCCGCGTATTGCATGCCGGCGATACGGCGCTCTTGAACAGCCGCGCCCGCCTTCTCCAGCTTGGCCAGCACGCGGTTGAATGCGCTAGCAGTGTCGTTATCCAGATGATCGAAGAAAAAAGGAACAGGCCGCACGAATTTCAGCTTCCGCGCGGGGGCCACGTTTCCGGACCCGGCTTTTAGGCCCGCCATGACTTCGAAGGCAAGGGCCGCATCGCTCACGCTTCGTGCCAGAGGGCCGATGTGATCGAGCGACCACGCCAGGGGCAATACCCCCTCGCGGCTCACCTGCTCATAGCTGGGCTTGAAGCCCACCACGCCGCAACAGGCGGCGGGAATGCGAATGGAACCGCCGGTGTCGGTACCCACGGTGATGGCGGACAGCCCCGCCGCTAGCGCCGCACCCGACCCCCCGCTGGACCCTCCGGGTATGCGGGAGGGCGCGCGCGGATTCACCACCGCGCCAAAATGCGGATTGGCACTGGTGACACCGTAGGCAAGTTCGTGCAAATTTGTCGTGCCGATGATGAGCGAATCCGCGCCGCGCAGTTTTGCCACCGCCACGGCATCTGTCTTGGAAACCTCTCCCGGCATTGCCCTCGTGCCGCCAGTGAAGGGATGATCCTTCACGCGCATGAGATCCTTCACACCCACCGGTACGCCGGCGAGCGGCCCCGTCACCTCGCCGCGCGCGAGCTTGTCCTCCAAGGCTCTGGCGCGTGCCAGCACCGCGTCGGGATACAGGCTGATGAAGGCGTTGAGATCTTTCTTCTGTTCGGCCTGGCGCAAGACAGCGTTGGCCACATCCAGGGGCGAGATCTCCTTGCGCTTGATGCGCGCGGCTATTTCGCGGGCGCTGGCGAAGCACAAATCCTCGGATTGCCCAGCGGCAGGAAGTTCCGCCAGTGTGCCCGCAGATTGCAACCTCGCCACGGGGGGCAATGCCAGGGGCTCGCTGGTGGCGCGTTGCTTGATCACCGGATCGATGTCCGCGACGTGCAGGAGCACACGCTCTTCCCATAGGGATGCCCGCTCCAGAAACTTGTAGTCGCGCGCGCTGCTGGCGGCAGTGAGTAGGTCCTTCAACTCCGGTCGGTTCATGGGTTTCTCCTAATCTATTTTCTCGACGCTAAGGGCGCGCAAGGCAGGCGAACGAAATTCTCGCAGATACAGCACCAATACCACCCATGCGGTGACCAGCATGAACAACCAGGTGGTGACGAACCATGACAACGCCGCTAAACCGAAATAGTAGGCGCGCAATCCGTAGTTGAAACTGTCGGCCGCCAAGGAAGTGATTTTGGCGGCACGGCGAATGAAGTGCGCCTCGCTTTGCGAATCGTCCGTGACCTTGGGCGCCGCGCCCACCAATATGGAGCTGAATCCAAATTGGCGCAGCGACCATGTGAACTTGAAGAACGAATAGACGAATATACCGA
Encoded proteins:
- a CDS encoding transcriptional regulator — encoded protein: MKGEGKIILAEMPKVCAMVENIVGCKWSLQVLHLARGGVCRPGAMQRSVAGLTPKVLNERLRKLVRYGILERIQYPEVPPCVEYRLTNFGRRFARILDDIDALQRTVEVKADANQMAEL
- a CDS encoding cytochrome C, with translation MKTALVLLFILMRTVAAAEPAPVPYPEGWRDWRHVKSMVILPGHGLYEGLGGVHHIYANKKAMEGYKSGTFLDGAVIVVDFFVEVAKDNTVTEGERKMIAIAHKNAKKWKDTGGWGWEAFAGVDKNKRAVGANAATACYQCH
- a CDS encoding amidase — protein: MNRPELKDLLTAASSARDYKFLERASLWEERVLLHVADIDPVIKQRATSEPLALPPVARLQSAGTLAELPAAGQSEDLCFASAREIAARIKRKEISPLDVANAVLRQAEQKKDLNAFISLYPDAVLARARALEDKLARGEVTGPLAGVPVGVKDLMRVKDHPFTGGTRAMPGEVSKTDAVAVAKLRGADSLIIGTTNLHELAYGVTSANPHFGAVVNPRAPSRIPGGSSGGSGAALAAGLSAITVGTDTGGSIRIPAACCGVVGFKPSYEQVSREGVLPLAWSLDHIGPLARSVSDAALAFEVMAGLKAGSGNVAPARKLKFVRPVPFFFDHLDNDTASAFNRVLAKLEKAGAAVQERRIAGMQYAGGTQFVTLASEGCQANWHLLASAGDRIGEDVRVRLEVGQFIAAIDYINAQRLRRQLRDNMTAALKPGEVFVLPTLPIVPAEKGARFMEFGGRKIPTPGAMTRLTGPFNFAGFPALSLPCDEWVPGLPFSLQIAGRPGADLEVLSVGLAVEEILRG